One part of the Marinobacterium rhizophilum genome encodes these proteins:
- a CDS encoding XdhC family protein, with protein MANDLSHLLQQWYPERDSADWVLGTVYRTEGPCYRKPGATMLFNSLGQQFGLLSGGCLESDIHRHARQVMHSHKAVTLCYDGSDEDDLSYQLGIGCGGTVHILLQPVLAQQQYLQLDAVHQALGTGRDGLLYQRIPDNNGQVESRFMAATPDTGPTAPISRLITEGEQQWLVTRIRPAPHLLIAGGGLDARPLASMAHQLGWRTSLWDPRPANARREHFPSVDRIIQTPADGLDEYARAERVDAAVLMTHNIGLDAAVLETLNSVPLRYCALLGPHHRRAQVLHAAGLSETQLTTPVAGPAGLDIGAELPESIALAILAECHAQLHQRSVRPLSQPA; from the coding sequence ATGGCGAATGACCTTTCACACCTGTTGCAGCAGTGGTACCCAGAGCGGGACAGTGCCGACTGGGTGCTGGGAACCGTTTACCGGACCGAAGGCCCCTGTTACCGCAAGCCCGGCGCCACCATGCTGTTCAACAGCCTGGGGCAACAATTCGGCCTGCTCAGCGGCGGCTGCCTGGAGTCCGATATTCACCGCCATGCCCGCCAGGTCATGCACAGCCACAAGGCCGTGACCCTGTGTTACGACGGCAGCGACGAGGACGACCTGTCGTACCAGCTTGGCATCGGCTGCGGCGGTACCGTGCATATTCTGCTACAGCCCGTTCTGGCGCAGCAGCAGTACCTGCAGCTCGATGCAGTGCACCAGGCACTGGGCACAGGCCGCGACGGCCTGCTGTATCAGCGGATTCCGGACAACAACGGCCAGGTGGAAAGCCGCTTTATGGCTGCGACACCTGACACTGGGCCAACAGCACCGATATCAAGGCTGATCACTGAAGGCGAGCAGCAGTGGCTGGTGACCCGGATTCGCCCGGCCCCACACCTACTGATCGCCGGCGGCGGCCTCGATGCCCGCCCCCTTGCCAGCATGGCTCACCAGCTGGGGTGGCGCACCAGCCTGTGGGACCCGCGCCCGGCCAATGCCCGCCGCGAGCACTTTCCCAGCGTGGATCGCATTATCCAGACCCCCGCTGACGGTCTCGACGAATACGCCCGCGCAGAACGGGTCGATGCCGCCGTGCTGATGACCCACAATATCGGTCTCGATGCCGCAGTACTGGAGACACTCAACAGCGTCCCGCTGCGCTACTGCGCCCTGCTCGGACCGCACCATCGCCGCGCCCAGGTACTGCACGCCGCAGGCTTGAGCGAAACCCAGCTAACCACCCCAGTCGCCGGCCCCGCAGGCCTGGACATCGGCGCAGAACTGCCCGAAAGCATCGCCCTGGCCATCCTCGCCGAATGCCACGCCCAGCTGCACCAGCGCAGCGTACGCCCGCTCAGCCAACCGGCATAA
- the mobA gene encoding molybdenum cofactor guanylyltransferase — MKLDALILAGGEGRRMGGCDKGLLHLAGRPMIEHLAARLRDCTDHVWVSCRAEQADDYTGAGTGVLPDEGDSLGPLSGISRALHGLRCSHLLITPCDTPLVSIQAFRQMIEHSLAAPDKIVVVHDGDYLQTLHLIVPVAKAASLDLFRATGRRAVRGWLEQEGYVECHCDSPQEFMNINTRDALAAAQLLLEGADTGG, encoded by the coding sequence GTGAAGCTGGATGCGCTTATTCTGGCCGGGGGCGAAGGTCGGCGAATGGGAGGTTGCGACAAGGGATTGCTGCATCTTGCCGGGCGTCCCATGATCGAGCATCTGGCGGCTCGCCTGCGTGACTGCACGGACCATGTCTGGGTGAGCTGTCGCGCCGAGCAGGCGGATGACTACACCGGCGCGGGTACGGGCGTGTTGCCGGATGAGGGTGACAGCCTTGGACCTCTGAGCGGTATCAGCCGGGCCCTGCACGGACTGCGGTGCAGCCATCTGCTGATCACACCCTGCGACACGCCGCTGGTCTCGATCCAGGCTTTCCGGCAAATGATCGAGCACAGCCTGGCGGCGCCGGACAAGATTGTGGTGGTGCACGATGGAGACTATCTGCAGACCCTGCATCTGATCGTGCCGGTGGCAAAGGCGGCGTCGCTAGATCTGTTCCGTGCCACGGGGCGCCGGGCAGTGCGCGGCTGGCTGGAGCAGGAGGGCTACGTCGAGTGCCACTGTGACAGCCCGCAAGAGTTTATGAACATCAATACGCGGGACGCCCTGGCAGCGGCGCAGCTGTTGCTGGAGGGGGCCGATACCGGAGGCTGA
- a CDS encoding TIGR04552 family protein — translation MAKREEGPNRVPRLSSASELDIPWSTLETLIGGRSVVDLQQLPVADDKSVGRFLQAYGFDPTDASDCRVMEQIHARAIRYLDEVVLPWQWLGAVPEPWRSMPIEDLLAVAARPPSGEWPNWPCVLLKVLHCTTHAMFSQDTEAHQAALKSVEARFLPFLFEQSGQQWIGDEHCKIPLVDFHIKDEKPFERIMTKLLHKPGNLALEVFDRLGVRLVTHDIFSAVLLIKFLRSRNIIMFANQLPERSRNSLAELDEIHRLYGVSAPPFIVEQPAGAMLPSPELSGDNPFSDRAFRMFKFVERLIVRLPDGRRSIYPYEIQLLDCHAWEATFSGDATHSAYEARQLKRVRQRLFGHPVQGA, via the coding sequence ATGGCAAAACGTGAAGAGGGGCCAAACCGGGTACCCCGACTCAGCAGTGCGTCGGAGCTGGATATCCCCTGGTCCACGCTGGAAACCCTGATCGGCGGACGCTCCGTTGTGGATCTGCAGCAGTTGCCGGTGGCTGACGACAAATCCGTCGGCCGATTTTTGCAGGCCTACGGCTTCGACCCCACGGATGCCAGCGACTGTCGCGTTATGGAGCAGATTCATGCCCGTGCCATTCGCTACCTGGATGAGGTGGTACTGCCCTGGCAGTGGCTCGGTGCCGTGCCGGAACCCTGGCGCAGCATGCCGATCGAGGACCTGCTGGCGGTTGCGGCCCGGCCCCCCAGCGGTGAATGGCCCAACTGGCCCTGCGTGTTGCTCAAGGTGCTGCACTGCACCACGCATGCCATGTTCAGTCAGGATACCGAAGCGCACCAGGCCGCGTTGAAAAGCGTCGAGGCGCGTTTTCTGCCGTTTCTGTTTGAGCAGTCGGGGCAGCAGTGGATCGGTGACGAGCACTGCAAGATTCCGCTGGTGGACTTTCATATCAAGGATGAAAAGCCCTTTGAGCGCATCATGACCAAGCTGTTGCACAAGCCCGGCAACCTGGCGCTGGAGGTGTTCGATCGCCTGGGGGTGCGGCTGGTCACCCACGACATATTCTCGGCGGTACTGCTGATCAAGTTCCTGCGCAGCCGCAATATCATCATGTTTGCCAACCAGCTGCCCGAGCGCAGCCGCAACTCCCTGGCCGAACTCGATGAAATTCACCGGCTCTACGGTGTCAGTGCGCCGCCCTTTATCGTCGAGCAGCCCGCCGGTGCCATGCTGCCATCCCCCGAGCTGTCCGGCGACAACCCTTTCAGTGACCGCGCCTTTCGCATGTTCAAGTTTGTCGAGCGCCTGATCGTGCGGCTGCCTGATGGCCGGCGCAGCATTTATCCCTACGAAATCCAGTTGCTGGACTGCCACGCCTGGGAAGCCACCTTCAGTGGCGATGCTACGCACTCAGCTTACGAGGCCAGGCAGCTCAAGCGTGTGCGCCAGCGTCTGTTTGGGCATCCGGTACAAGGCGCCTGA
- a CDS encoding TRAP transporter large permease, which produces MDIANATFLMVGLIFALLVTGLPLAFITGLIAMAFTFGWFGSNALPLVTSRVYSFVTEYSLVAVPMFVLMASLLDRSGIAKDLFNAMRLFAGRLPGGVAVQTIVVAFFLAALSGIIGGEIVLLGILALPQMLRLGYDKHLSIGVVCAGGALGTMMPPSIVLIIYGMIASVSIADLFTAAITPAVILMASYIAYVLVRCMRNPAMGPPLRKEDNTTGFDSKADALKAIIVPALIAGMVLGTIYGGIASVTEAAAMGVFGVLLAIILRGEFSLKVMHISLGQTMITCGMIIWIGIGAAALVGVYNLMGGNRFVSGMIQGLDVAPIVIILVMMGILLVLGLFLDWIGIAMLALPIFVPIVVQLGFDPVWFGILFAVNMQVSFLSPPFGPAAFYLKGVAPPEVSLKDIFVAVLPFIALQLCVLALLLAWPQTALWLLN; this is translated from the coding sequence ATGGATATCGCCAACGCCACCTTCCTGATGGTCGGGCTGATTTTCGCCTTGCTGGTCACTGGCCTGCCACTGGCCTTCATTACCGGCCTGATCGCCATGGCCTTCACCTTTGGCTGGTTTGGCAGCAACGCCCTGCCGCTGGTCACCAGCCGGGTCTACAGCTTTGTCACCGAGTATTCCCTGGTAGCCGTGCCCATGTTCGTACTGATGGCGTCCCTGCTGGACCGCTCCGGTATCGCCAAGGACCTGTTCAACGCCATGCGCCTGTTTGCCGGCCGGCTGCCCGGCGGCGTGGCGGTGCAGACCATCGTTGTCGCCTTCTTCCTGGCGGCACTGTCCGGCATTATCGGCGGCGAAATTGTGCTGCTGGGCATTCTTGCGCTGCCGCAGATGCTGCGCCTGGGCTATGACAAGCACCTGTCCATTGGCGTCGTTTGCGCCGGTGGCGCCCTGGGCACCATGATGCCGCCCTCCATCGTGCTGATCATCTACGGCATGATCGCCAGCGTATCGATTGCCGACCTGTTCACCGCCGCCATTACCCCTGCGGTCATCCTGATGGCCTCCTATATCGCCTATGTGCTGGTACGCTGCATGCGCAATCCCGCCATGGGTCCGCCGCTGCGCAAGGAAGACAATACCACCGGGTTTGACAGCAAGGCGGACGCCCTGAAGGCGATTATCGTGCCGGCGCTGATCGCAGGCATGGTGCTGGGCACCATCTACGGCGGTATCGCCTCGGTGACGGAAGCGGCGGCCATGGGGGTATTCGGCGTGCTGCTGGCCATCATTCTGCGCGGCGAGTTTTCCCTCAAGGTGATGCACATCAGCCTGGGGCAGACAATGATTACCTGTGGCATGATCATCTGGATCGGCATCGGTGCCGCCGCCCTGGTGGGGGTCTACAACCTGATGGGAGGCAACCGCTTCGTATCGGGCATGATCCAGGGGCTGGACGTGGCGCCGATTGTCATCATCCTGGTGATGATGGGTATCCTGCTGGTACTGGGGCTCTTCCTCGACTGGATCGGCATCGCCATGCTGGCCCTGCCCATCTTCGTGCCCATCGTGGTACAGCTGGGTTTTGACCCGGTCTGGTTCGGTATCCTGTTCGCCGTGAACATGCAGGTTTCCTTCCTGTCGCCGCCCTTCGGGCCCGCCGCCTTCTACCTCAAGGGCGTGGCACCGCCGGAGGTCAGCCTGAAGGATATCTTCGTCGCCGTGCTGCCCTTTATCGCCCTGCAGCTGTGCGTGCTTGCACTGTTGCTGGCCTGGCCACAAACCGCTCTCTGGCTGCTTAACTGA
- a CDS encoding acyl-CoA dehydrogenase family protein, which produces MDLSLTEEQRLIQDTARRFAETELAPVAAELDSSANHDLLKQHCAKLAELGFMGLNIDSEYGGTEAGVVAFSLAITEIAKACASTAVTMSVTNMVAEVIQAVGSDTQKATYLPRLCSGEYLSGSFCLTEAGAGSDPAAMRTRAEKTATGWRLNGTKQWITSAEFAGVFVVWAVTDSSADKGKSISCFLVEASTPGISIGPAEHKMGQRGSATNEVHFDNVDIPEDAVLGKLNDGFRIAVSELAGGRIGVGSLALGIGLAAMDYATRYATERKQFGQAISDFQGLQWIIADRATELEAARLLLMNAADRKEKGQSFAREASMAKLFASEKANQACYSALQLLGGYGYMCEYPLERLTRDARITTIYEGTSEVQRIVIARDILRQYR; this is translated from the coding sequence ATGGATCTGTCACTGACCGAAGAACAACGCCTGATTCAGGATACCGCACGCCGCTTTGCCGAAACAGAACTGGCCCCGGTGGCCGCCGAGCTGGACAGCAGCGCCAACCACGATCTGCTCAAGCAGCATTGCGCCAAGCTCGCCGAACTCGGCTTCATGGGCCTGAATATTGACAGCGAGTACGGTGGCACCGAAGCCGGCGTGGTGGCCTTTAGCCTGGCCATCACCGAAATTGCCAAAGCCTGCGCCTCCACCGCCGTCACCATGTCGGTCACCAACATGGTGGCCGAGGTCATCCAGGCCGTGGGCAGCGATACGCAGAAGGCAACCTACCTGCCCAGGCTTTGCAGCGGTGAGTACCTCAGCGGCAGCTTCTGTCTGACCGAAGCCGGCGCAGGCTCGGACCCCGCCGCCATGCGCACCCGGGCAGAGAAAACAGCCACCGGCTGGCGCCTCAACGGCACCAAGCAGTGGATTACCAGCGCGGAGTTCGCCGGCGTCTTTGTGGTCTGGGCCGTCACGGATTCGAGTGCTGACAAGGGCAAGAGCATCAGCTGCTTTCTGGTGGAGGCCAGTACCCCTGGTATCAGCATCGGGCCCGCAGAACACAAGATGGGGCAACGCGGCTCAGCCACCAACGAAGTGCATTTTGATAACGTGGACATTCCCGAGGATGCCGTGCTGGGCAAACTCAATGACGGCTTTCGCATCGCCGTGTCCGAGCTTGCAGGCGGCCGTATCGGGGTCGGTTCCCTGGCGCTGGGGATCGGCCTAGCCGCCATGGACTACGCCACGCGCTATGCCACCGAGCGCAAGCAGTTCGGCCAGGCCATCAGCGACTTTCAGGGGTTGCAGTGGATCATCGCCGATCGCGCCACCGAGCTCGAGGCTGCGCGCCTGCTGCTGATGAACGCGGCTGACCGCAAGGAAAAAGGGCAGAGCTTCGCGCGGGAGGCCTCCATGGCCAAGCTGTTTGCCAGCGAGAAGGCCAACCAGGCCTGCTACAGCGCGCTGCAGCTGCTCGGCGGCTACGGCTACATGTGCGAATACCCGCTGGAACGCCTGACCCGGGATGCCCGCATTACAACCATCTACGAGGGCACCAGCGAAGTGCAACGCATTGTCATCGCCCGGGATATCCTGCGTCAGTACCGCTAA
- a CDS encoding AraC family transcriptional regulator — protein MNAGSGLSKAIAARCSDNGPQATDMEGLVLYRQDCDRSRFPAVYEPSICVIAQGYKRIYYGEQGCTYNPDNYLISSLTLPVDVELLGACADVPYLGLSLAVDRDIVGMLMQEMEALGSLPVAGDVKQVISTTTLTSRLQQCFVQLLEAQDDPVDRAVLAPVLQRQIYYEVLKGPYGYLLRNCVTSHAGANRIAPVVHYIEANFHEPLDIEGISRFAGMSASSLHEHFKQATSMSPMQFVKSLRLHRARTLLLGGSPASDTSYQVGYSSPSQFSREFKRFFGELPRDVRTAATL, from the coding sequence ATGAATGCGGGATCAGGGTTGTCAAAGGCCATAGCTGCGCGTTGCAGCGACAATGGCCCGCAGGCTACGGACATGGAGGGGCTTGTACTGTATCGCCAGGATTGTGACCGGTCGCGCTTTCCGGCAGTGTACGAGCCATCGATCTGCGTGATTGCCCAGGGTTACAAGCGTATTTATTACGGTGAGCAGGGCTGTACCTATAATCCGGACAACTACCTGATCAGCTCCCTTACATTGCCCGTGGATGTGGAGTTGCTTGGGGCCTGCGCCGATGTGCCCTACCTGGGGTTGAGCCTGGCGGTGGATCGGGACATCGTTGGTATGCTGATGCAGGAGATGGAGGCGCTTGGGTCGCTGCCTGTCGCCGGGGATGTGAAGCAGGTTATCAGTACCACTACCTTGACCTCGCGTCTGCAGCAGTGTTTTGTGCAGTTGCTGGAGGCTCAGGATGACCCGGTGGACCGGGCCGTGCTGGCGCCGGTACTGCAACGCCAGATTTATTACGAGGTGCTCAAGGGACCTTACGGTTATCTGCTGCGCAACTGTGTCACCAGCCATGCAGGCGCTAACCGGATCGCCCCCGTAGTGCATTACATTGAAGCCAATTTCCATGAGCCGCTGGACATCGAAGGGATCTCCCGCTTTGCCGGCATGAGCGCATCCTCATTGCACGAGCATTTCAAGCAGGCGACATCCATGTCGCCGATGCAGTTCGTCAAGAGCCTGCGCCTGCACCGGGCCCGCACACTGCTGCTCGGTGGCAGCCCGGCCAGTGATACTTCCTACCAGGTCGGCTACAGCAGTCCGTCGCAGTTCAGCCGCGAGTTCAAGCGCTTTTTTGGCGAACTGCCGCGAGATGTCCGGACTGCAGCCACGCTTTGA
- the dgoD gene encoding galactonate dehydratase has translation MKITALKTWQVPPRWLFLKIETDAGVYGWGEPVVEGRAATVEAAVHELADYLVGQDPHRIEHLWNMLYRGGFYRGGPVLMSAIAGIDQALWDLKGRDLGVPVHQLLGGACRDKMRVYAWTGGDRPQDVAAGARALVDQGFTAFKMNGSAEMAIVDSHSKIDQAVARVAEARAEVGRDVGIAIDFHGRVHRPMAKALLRELEQYHPMFVEEPVLPEHLPALKHIAGNLGYPLATGERLHTRYQFRDLLAEGMIDIIQPDLSHCGGISEGLKIATLASAQDVALAPHCPLGPLTLAASLQLDAVCHNAFIQEQSMGIHYNKGNDVLDYLVDKSALKIENGFIAIPDGPGLGVEIDEAYVEERARVGHRWRNPVWTHEDGSIAEW, from the coding sequence ATGAAAATCACCGCACTTAAAACCTGGCAGGTACCGCCGCGCTGGCTGTTCTTGAAAATTGAAACCGATGCCGGCGTCTACGGCTGGGGGGAGCCGGTGGTCGAGGGCCGGGCGGCCACGGTCGAAGCCGCCGTGCATGAACTGGCCGACTACCTCGTCGGCCAGGACCCGCACCGCATCGAACACCTGTGGAACATGCTCTACCGTGGCGGTTTCTATCGCGGTGGCCCGGTACTGATGAGCGCTATCGCCGGCATCGACCAGGCCCTGTGGGACTTAAAGGGGCGCGACCTGGGGGTGCCCGTGCACCAGCTGCTCGGGGGCGCCTGTCGTGACAAGATGCGCGTCTATGCCTGGACCGGTGGTGATCGCCCGCAGGATGTTGCCGCCGGCGCCCGTGCCCTGGTGGACCAGGGTTTCACGGCTTTCAAAATGAATGGCAGCGCCGAAATGGCGATCGTCGACAGCCACAGCAAAATTGACCAGGCCGTGGCCCGGGTGGCCGAGGCTAGAGCCGAAGTGGGCCGGGACGTGGGCATTGCCATCGATTTTCACGGCCGGGTACACCGCCCCATGGCCAAGGCACTGCTGCGCGAACTGGAGCAGTACCATCCAATGTTCGTCGAGGAGCCGGTGCTGCCTGAGCATTTGCCGGCACTCAAGCACATTGCCGGCAATCTCGGCTACCCACTGGCCACGGGAGAACGGCTGCATACGCGCTACCAGTTCAGGGACCTGCTGGCCGAGGGCATGATCGACATCATCCAGCCGGACCTGAGCCATTGCGGCGGCATCAGCGAAGGCCTGAAGATCGCGACCCTTGCCAGCGCCCAGGATGTTGCCCTGGCACCCCACTGCCCCCTCGGCCCCCTGACACTGGCCGCCTCGCTGCAACTGGATGCGGTCTGTCACAATGCCTTCATTCAGGAGCAGAGCATGGGCATCCATTACAACAAGGGCAACGATGTGCTCGACTACCTAGTCGACAAGTCAGCGCTGAAAATAGAGAACGGCTTCATCGCCATCCCGGATGGCCCGGGACTCGGTGTGGAAATCGATGAAGCCTATGTCGAGGAGCGAGCCCGGGTAGGTCACCGCTGGCGCAACCCCGTCTGGACCCACGAGGACGGCAGCATCGCCGAATGGTAA
- a CDS encoding (2Fe-2S)-binding protein — MPVTIQVNGASHTLDTTPDTPLLWALRDHAHLTGTKFGCGMAMCGACTVHVDGQPTRSCVTPVSAVQGKAVTTIEGIESVVAKAIQTAWTELEVPQCGYCQSGQIMSATALLEKNRQPSDADIDAAMAGNICRCATYVRIRSAIKQAAEQLA; from the coding sequence ATGCCCGTTACAATCCAGGTCAACGGCGCCAGCCACACGCTGGACACCACACCCGACACGCCCCTGCTTTGGGCCCTTCGCGACCATGCACACCTCACCGGCACGAAGTTCGGCTGCGGCATGGCCATGTGCGGCGCCTGCACCGTGCATGTCGACGGCCAGCCGACCCGCTCCTGCGTCACCCCGGTATCGGCCGTGCAGGGCAAGGCTGTTACCACCATCGAAGGCATCGAGTCGGTTGTCGCCAAGGCGATTCAGACAGCCTGGACAGAACTTGAAGTCCCCCAGTGCGGCTACTGTCAGTCAGGCCAGATCATGTCCGCCACCGCCCTGCTGGAAAAAAACCGCCAGCCCAGCGATGCCGACATAGACGCTGCCATGGCGGGTAATATCTGCCGCTGCGCCACCTATGTCCGCATCCGCAGCGCCATCAAGCAAGCCGCCGAACAGCTGGCATAA
- a CDS encoding xanthine dehydrogenase family protein molybdopterin-binding subunit gives MRRITQNKPRAQGTSRRDFLKLVTTAGAGLTLAMNLPLALAADSAATVAAGDFEPNAFVRIGTDGRVTILMKHLEMGQGTFTGLATLVAEELDADWSQIVAEGAPADASRYNNLLFGAQGTGGSTAMANSFMQMRTAGATARAMLIGAAAQRWKVPTTEIQVKQGILSHAASGNSAGFGELAALAAQQAVPDTQSLQLKDPADFSYIGQSLPRLDQGKTDGSALFTQDVQLDGMLTALVAHSPRFGGKVKQYDATKTLASPGVVDVVQIPSGIAVLATDFWSAKKGRDLLSIDWDDSAAFRASSDEMRREYRALAEQPGAIARADGDASAALANAATVIEAVFDMPYLAHAPMEPMNAVVLVNGAGCEIWNGEQFQSIDQNVVAAALNLKPEQVKINMLFAGGSFGRRANPHGDYVLEAALIAKAKRGIPVKLVWTREDDTRAGHYRPMYVHRVRAGLDASGTPIAWEQRIVGQSIMQGTAFEGFAIKDGIDSTSVEGASTLPYQIANLQVELHSVDNPVPVQWWRSVGHSHTAFSTEVIVDELARAAKQDPVDFRLKLLSQHPRHHAVLKMAAEKANWGAELPADWGRGVAVHESFNSFVAQVAEVSVQDNGSFKVERVVCVVDCGLAINPDIIRAQMEGGIGFGLSAALLSEITLNDGKVVQSNFHDYQVLRINQMPAIEVHIMPSAEPPTGVGEPGTPPIAPAVANALSAVTGQRFSRLPLKLNS, from the coding sequence ATGCGTAGAATTACCCAAAACAAACCCCGTGCCCAGGGCACAAGCCGCCGAGACTTCCTGAAACTCGTCACCACGGCAGGGGCCGGGCTTACCCTGGCCATGAACCTGCCCCTGGCGCTGGCCGCAGACTCCGCTGCAACAGTGGCTGCGGGCGACTTCGAGCCTAATGCCTTTGTACGCATCGGCACCGATGGCCGCGTTACTATCCTGATGAAACACCTTGAGATGGGCCAGGGTACCTTTACCGGCCTGGCGACCCTGGTGGCCGAAGAACTCGATGCCGACTGGTCACAAATCGTCGCCGAGGGCGCGCCGGCCGATGCCTCGCGCTACAACAACCTGCTATTTGGCGCCCAGGGCACCGGCGGCAGCACGGCCATGGCCAACTCCTTTATGCAGATGCGCACCGCCGGTGCCACCGCACGGGCCATGTTGATCGGCGCCGCCGCACAGCGCTGGAAGGTTCCCACCACCGAAATACAGGTGAAACAGGGTATTCTCAGCCATGCCGCCTCCGGCAACAGCGCAGGCTTTGGTGAACTGGCAGCGCTTGCCGCCCAGCAGGCGGTTCCGGATACACAGTCCCTGCAACTGAAAGACCCGGCGGACTTCAGCTACATTGGCCAGTCACTGCCTCGCCTCGACCAGGGCAAAACCGATGGCAGCGCGCTGTTCACCCAGGATGTACAACTGGATGGCATGCTGACAGCGCTCGTCGCCCACTCTCCACGCTTTGGGGGCAAGGTCAAACAGTACGACGCCACCAAGACCCTGGCATCGCCTGGCGTGGTGGACGTTGTGCAAATTCCCAGCGGCATTGCCGTGCTGGCAACGGACTTCTGGAGCGCCAAGAAAGGCCGTGACCTGCTCAGCATTGACTGGGACGACAGCGCAGCCTTCAGAGCCAGCAGCGATGAGATGCGACGCGAGTACCGCGCTCTGGCCGAACAGCCAGGAGCCATTGCCCGCGCCGATGGCGACGCCAGCGCGGCGCTGGCCAATGCCGCCACGGTGATAGAAGCCGTGTTTGATATGCCCTACCTGGCCCATGCGCCCATGGAACCCATGAACGCAGTGGTACTGGTCAATGGTGCCGGCTGTGAAATCTGGAATGGCGAGCAGTTTCAGAGCATCGACCAGAACGTTGTTGCTGCCGCCCTGAACCTCAAACCCGAGCAGGTGAAAATCAACATGCTGTTTGCCGGCGGCAGTTTTGGCCGCCGCGCCAACCCCCATGGCGACTACGTGCTCGAAGCGGCCCTGATCGCCAAGGCTAAACGCGGCATCCCCGTGAAGCTGGTCTGGACCCGCGAAGATGACACCCGTGCAGGCCACTACCGGCCGATGTACGTGCACCGGGTCCGCGCAGGCCTGGACGCCAGCGGCACCCCCATCGCCTGGGAGCAACGTATCGTCGGCCAGTCCATCATGCAGGGCACGGCCTTCGAAGGTTTTGCCATCAAGGACGGCATCGACTCGACATCTGTTGAGGGTGCGTCCACTCTGCCCTACCAGATTGCGAACCTGCAGGTAGAACTGCACAGTGTGGATAATCCGGTGCCGGTGCAATGGTGGCGTTCGGTGGGTCACAGCCATACCGCCTTCTCGACCGAAGTCATCGTCGATGAGCTGGCACGGGCTGCAAAGCAGGATCCGGTGGACTTTCGCCTCAAGCTGCTCAGCCAGCATCCCCGCCATCATGCCGTACTGAAAATGGCAGCCGAAAAAGCCAACTGGGGGGCTGAGCTGCCCGCAGACTGGGGCCGGGGTGTTGCCGTGCATGAGTCCTTTAACAGCTTCGTGGCCCAGGTGGCCGAGGTGTCGGTACAGGACAATGGCAGCTTCAAGGTTGAGCGCGTTGTCTGTGTGGTGGACTGTGGCCTGGCCATCAACCCCGACATTATTCGCGCCCAGATGGAAGGCGGCATCGGATTTGGCCTGTCTGCGGCCCTGCTGAGCGAAATCACCCTGAACGATGGCAAGGTCGTGCAATCCAACTTCCACGACTACCAGGTGCTGCGCATCAACCAGATGCCGGCCATCGAGGTGCATATCATGCCCTCGGCCGAGCCGCCCACCGGCGTGGGCGAACCCGGTACACCGCCAATTGCACCGGCGGTCGCCAATGCGCTCAGCGCCGTTACAGGCCAGCGCTTTTCGCGCCTGCCACTGAAACTCAACAGCTAA